A part of Caldicellulosiruptor owensensis OL genomic DNA contains:
- the nadD gene encoding nicotinate (nicotinamide) nucleotide adenylyltransferase, translating to MRVALFGGTFNPIHIGHLIMAQYVLNFSQVQKVIFVPNGHPPHKIEDVADANDRFEMVRLSIEDNPYFDISDFEIKKSGPSWTIDTLEYFSSIYERVCFIIGSDNLSEIVNWYKAEEILRRYPLIVLPRERDLCAIKKEIEKLSSKYAQEITLIQMPIVDISSTEIRKLIRQNKSIRYMVHPKVEEYIKRKGLYRR from the coding sequence ATGAGGGTGGCTTTATTTGGTGGTACCTTCAATCCTATTCATATTGGACATCTAATTATGGCTCAATATGTTTTGAATTTTTCACAAGTGCAAAAGGTTATATTTGTCCCCAATGGACATCCTCCGCACAAGATTGAAGATGTAGCAGATGCAAATGATAGGTTTGAAATGGTAAGACTCTCAATAGAAGATAATCCATATTTTGATATAAGCGACTTTGAAATCAAAAAAAGTGGACCAAGCTGGACTATAGATACGCTTGAGTATTTTTCATCTATTTATGAAAGAGTATGTTTTATTATTGGAAGCGACAATCTTTCAGAGATAGTGAATTGGTACAAGGCAGAAGAGATTTTAAGAAGATACCCTCTTATTGTTCTTCCACGAGAAAGAGATTTGTGTGCGATAAAAAAGGAAATAGAAAAGCTTTCTTCTAAATATGCTCAAGAGATTACTTTGATTCAGATGCCTATTGTTGATATATCTTCAACAGAGATAAGAAAACTAATTCGCCAGAACAAAAGTATAAGATATATGGTTCATCCAAAGGTGGAAGAATATATTAAAAGAAAGGGGCTTTACAGAAGGTGA
- the yqeK gene encoding bis(5'-nucleosyl)-tetraphosphatase (symmetrical) YqeK encodes MKIEQIKDKLKEILDEKRYLHSIGTMEYAVKLAERFGEDVQKAMIAGLVHDVAKCLDKQQLLNCALKSGIVIDNIMRSQIELLHGPAGSYLARQLFGIEDVDILNAIAYHTTGRENMSKLEKIIYVADLIEPSRQFEHVDRLREKSFEDLEKAVMMAMDNTLKYVIERGGLIHPNTIYARNWLILRESGEVR; translated from the coding sequence GTGAAAATTGAGCAGATTAAAGATAAATTAAAAGAGATATTAGATGAAAAAAGGTATCTGCATTCGATTGGAACAATGGAGTATGCGGTAAAGCTTGCTGAAAGGTTTGGCGAAGATGTGCAAAAAGCAATGATTGCAGGACTTGTTCATGATGTTGCGAAGTGTCTTGATAAGCAGCAGTTGTTGAATTGTGCCTTGAAATCTGGTATAGTTATAGATAACATTATGCGCAGTCAAATAGAACTTTTGCACGGTCCTGCTGGAAGCTATTTAGCAAGACAGCTCTTTGGGATAGAAGATGTTGACATCTTAAATGCTATTGCATATCATACAACGGGAAGAGAAAATATGTCAAAGTTAGAAAAGATAATATATGTAGCTGATTTGATTGAACCTTCAAGACAATTTGAACATGTAGATAGGTTGAGGGAAAAATCATTTGAAGATTTAGAAAAAGCTGTTATGATGGCCATGGACAATACTTTAAAGTATGTAATTGAACGTGGAGGTTTAATACATCCCAATACTATATATGCAAGAAATTGGCTTATATTACGAGAAAGCGGGGAAGTAAGGTGA
- a CDS encoding LCP family protein — protein MKKIRIKKEAKMFLASFLATVAVIFLLILATALYYKNTKTLPPIINSLIEKVTNTETNGLENNLPMNILVLGEDEKEGGRSDTIMLVRIQKDFQPVIISIPRDTRVKIEGIRGYSKINAAYAYGKSKLAIKTVEDLLGIKIDRYVALNYEAVKKIVDAVGGVDVEVPFHLYYKDTTPGKELFIDIPAGLQHLDGEKAVKFLRWRHNSNGKEYGRGGDLGRIEMQKKFVFALIEKVLKPQNLIKLPGIIQTATKYVDHSFTRDEMVWFIQNAGKLSNQNIMTAVLPGYPKYIDNVSYYILDEEKCKQLIEDLNEPEIIKENIKIKVIGESGSEKAALLKSGLESKGYVNVVVGSQKSIQNATIELKRINRKYLELLRNDIDLSTFQVVYSPDYEEKYDIYIKVK, from the coding sequence GTGAAGAAGATACGAATCAAGAAAGAAGCAAAAATGTTTTTGGCATCTTTTTTGGCTACTGTAGCAGTTATATTTTTGCTTATTCTTGCTACAGCTTTATATTACAAAAACACAAAAACACTTCCGCCAATAATAAATAGTCTCATTGAAAAGGTTACAAATACTGAGACAAACGGGCTTGAGAATAATTTGCCAATGAACATTTTAGTTCTTGGAGAAGATGAAAAAGAAGGTGGAAGGTCAGACACCATAATGCTTGTCCGTATCCAGAAAGATTTCCAACCAGTTATTATTTCTATTCCAAGGGATACAAGAGTAAAGATAGAGGGTATAAGAGGATATTCAAAAATCAATGCTGCATATGCCTATGGCAAGTCAAAGCTGGCCATAAAAACTGTAGAAGATCTTCTGGGCATAAAAATTGACAGATACGTTGCCCTAAATTATGAAGCGGTCAAAAAAATTGTTGACGCAGTTGGTGGAGTGGATGTTGAAGTTCCTTTCCATTTATACTATAAAGATACAACACCAGGCAAAGAGCTTTTTATAGATATCCCTGCCGGTCTTCAGCATTTAGATGGTGAAAAAGCAGTTAAGTTTTTGCGCTGGCGACACAACTCAAACGGCAAAGAGTATGGCAGAGGCGGAGATTTGGGTAGAATTGAGATGCAGAAGAAATTTGTGTTTGCTTTAATTGAGAAGGTATTAAAACCACAAAACCTTATAAAACTTCCAGGTATTATCCAGACAGCTACAAAGTACGTGGATCACAGTTTTACAAGAGATGAAATGGTTTGGTTTATCCAAAATGCAGGTAAGTTAAGTAACCAAAATATAATGACAGCTGTGCTGCCTGGCTACCCTAAGTATATTGACAATGTTTCTTACTATATATTGGATGAAGAAAAATGTAAACAGCTTATTGAGGATTTAAATGAGCCAGAGATAATAAAGGAGAATATAAAGATAAAAGTGATAGGAGAAAGTGGCAGCGAAAAGGCAGCTTTGCTCAAAAGCGGGCTTGAATCAAAAGGGTATGTAAATGTTGTGGTAGGAAGTCAAAAGAGTATTCAAAATGCTACAATTGAACTAAAGAGGATTAACAGAAAATATTTAGAGCTACTAAGAAATGACATTGATCTTTCAACTTTTCAGGTGGTTTATTCACCAGACTATGAGGAAAAGTATGATATTTATATTAAAGTAAAATAA
- the rsfS gene encoding ribosome silencing factor, with protein MEQKIYEIVKLLSDKKAQDIVVLDISKLTIIADYFIICSASNVQHVKAIVDEIEEKEPVRILRIEGKESFRWVVVDFGDIILHIFHEKEREFYNLERLWIDAQKVEIAAL; from the coding sequence TTGGAACAAAAAATATATGAGATTGTAAAACTCCTATCTGACAAAAAAGCTCAAGATATAGTGGTTTTGGACATTTCAAAGCTAACCATAATAGCAGACTATTTTATTATATGCAGTGCTTCGAATGTTCAACACGTGAAAGCCATTGTGGATGAGATAGAAGAAAAAGAACCAGTGCGTATTTTGAGAATTGAAGGCAAAGAGAGTTTCAGATGGGTTGTTGTAGATTTTGGCGATATAATTCTTCATATCTTCCACGAAAAAGAGAGAGAATTTTATAATCTTGAACGATTGTGGATAGATGCTCAAAAGGTTGAGATTGCAGCATTGTAG